AAATCTAAATATAATACTTTGATGTTCTACTATATCATAATCATTTTGTGTACACCAATCTCTTAGTTTTGGCTTGGTGGGTGGAATTCCACCTAAATCTACAATAATGCATTGATATGGATCAATAATCTCAATagtatttttatcatttcattcaataatatcacgaactaaGTCAGACATGCAACCATGTTCTCAAAATTGGTAAGTGTACAAGTTACAATAAAATAGTGATGTGGGGTTGAATCACAATGCAGAATTTAACCCATCATTTAAAGTGGgcagtttcatttttagtttttagaaTTGCCAAATGgaaacttttattaaaaaaagaccTCACTATTTAATTCCGACATTGTGAAAATGACGTATACCTCCTCTTAACTAATCCCACTTAATTAAAtcactttttagtttttattggGCGATAAAAAGAGAAGATTTGATTGCACAAAGAAAacttttaatcattttaattgttgaataAGATGAATATACAGGACTGTATTACTTGGGTTTTAATATCAAAGCACAAGATATTGTGCATTTTAAAACGCAGGGTTgagtcaaaattttcattaatttttatacttttatactggaaaatattaaaaacattataaaacccagttataaaaaataattaattatgattctcattcctaaattaattagatttgaaaatgtttttaaatgatttaaaatatacaataatatactacaaaaaaacgaatgaaaatattaaaatgaaatggacTCAATCCTACATTTAGTGTCGAAAgctgttatttttaaaatccaatcCCAAATCTACAATTATGGGTTATCAGAATTTGTAGCTAAGAAGAAATAACGGATTCTTTATAGTTATAAACGTTATGTCTGAACTTACTAAATAAATTGTTGTGTGAAATATAACGTAAATAATCTTGAACATGAAACTATTATGTAAATCACATGCTAGGcttcataaacaaaaaaaaaagcacaagaaaaattcatattcactttaaataaaaataattgaaataaaataaataaaatgagaaaagagtAGTCCTACACAAAGTCACTCCATTGTCAAATTCATTAAAACTCTACAAATCAAAACACACATATTCCAACACAGTCATTTTCCATATTCTAACTTCAATTTTCCATTGGATTTTCCCATAAATCTTAGGACTGAATAAAAATGGATGTGAACGCAGATTAAAACACTCTGTAGTGGAATCATCTCGTTTTAGGaataaaactatattttgaatttgtgtcAAAATCCAGTTGGCCATTATTCAGTTGAGGCCAGGTTTGATCGCCTTTAAATTTGTTGTATTCATACGATCTCCATTTTTTGGTTTCTTCCCCCTTTATTCATTCCCTCTCACCATTGCATTTATTCAACACAAATCTCGTTTCCCCACCGCCTCAAAGGTGCAATCTTTATACATCATTTCACTTCAATTGCTGTCTTACTTCAATATTTGATGATGGGATTTGGGTTTTCAATTTGGGGTTTATTGCTGTTGAATCTCGCTTGCTGTTCGAGGGGATTCACACCCGTTGATCAATTCTATGTCAACTGTGGATCGTCGAGCGACGCCGTTGTGGGTAATGTTACTTTCATTGCTGATAAATCTGCTGCGAAATATCTCTTAACCCCTCAAGAGATTTTAGCTGATAGCAATTTGAATTCGATAACTAGGGCTGAGGATTCccctttgtttagaactgctAGAATCTTCAATGGCCCTTCTAAGTATACGTTTCCGATTAGGCAAAGCGGTAGGCATTGGATCCGCCTCCATTTTTACCCTTTTAtctatcaaaattatgatatgaaAACCGCTAGTTTCTCTGTTTTCTCTCAGACGACTACATTGCTTAGTAATTTCACCCCTAAGGCTGCTATTGTTAGGGAATACTCTGTTAATGTGGAGAGGGGGGATCTCGTCATCGCCTTTTCGCCTTCTGACAATTCGATTGCTTATGTTAATGCTATCGAGGTTGCATCCGTGCCCGATAATCTCATCGCGGATGCTGCACAGCTCTATAGCTCTTCGGGGCAGTTTACTGGGCTGTCGGCTCAGTCCCTGCAGACACTTGCGAGGCTGAATATGGGTGGCCCGTTCGTGTCGTTGGTGAATGACACATTGGGGCGTAACTGGGAACCGGATGGTTCGTATTTGAAACAGCCGAATCTTGCTACTAGTAAGTCTAATATCCCGGCTGTTCAGTACCCTAGTGGTGGTGCAACGGCAGATACTGCTCCACCGACTGTTTATGGGACTTGCACGAAGATGAACTCAGATGGTGATCCAAATAGTAACTTCAATGTCACCTGGGACATCCCGGTGGATCCTGGTTTTCAGTACTTGATTCGGTTGCACTTCTGTGACATTGTGAGTGCATCGCCTACCGATTCTGTGTTTAATGTTTACATTGACACGTATGCTGTTTATCGAGATCTAGAACTATCTACGAAACTTTATGGGAAGTTGGCCACTGCTTTCTATGGGGATTTTGTTACCCCGGTGCTTGATAGACCTAACGTTAGTGTAAGCATTGGTCCATCTCCTAGGGGTTCTTATCCTGATGCGTTTCTAAACGGTTTGGAGGttatgaaaataagaaatagcAAGGACAGCCTTGCTGGGGCATCTGTTATGCCGTCGTTTCCTAAATCGAAGAAGAACTTAGGCATTATCGTGGGTGTGAGCGTTGGAGTACCAGTAGCGTTGATTTTGGTCGGAATTCTGTTTTTCATGCACAAAAGAAGGAAACGTCAACAACTGAAATTCTCAAAAACATGGGTTCCTATATCGGTTAATGGTGGAGCTTCTCATACCATGGGAAGCAAATATTCGACTGGCACAACTGTCAGCGTTGGTTCGAACATGAGCTATCGCATCCCTTTTGTAGCAGTGCAAGATGCAACAAACAACTTTGACGAGAGCTGGGTGATTGGAGTTGGTGGGTTTGGCAAGGTTTACAAGGGAGAATTACACGATGGTACAAAGGTTGCTGTTAAGAGAGGCAATCCCCGGTCCCAGCAAGGTTTAGCAGAATTCAGAACTGAAATCGAGATGCTTTCCCAGTTCCGCCATCGCCATTTGGTTTCCTTGATTGGTTATTGTGATGAGAAGAATGAGATGATTCTGGTATACGAGTACATGGAGAATGGGACTCTCAAAGGCCATCTCTACGGTTCAGATCTTCCAAGTTTAGGCTGGAAAGAGAGGCTCGAGATATGCATTGGAGCTGCAAG
The genomic region above belongs to Salvia hispanica cultivar TCC Black 2014 chromosome 3, UniMelb_Shisp_WGS_1.0, whole genome shotgun sequence and contains:
- the LOC125214367 gene encoding receptor-like protein kinase HERK 1; amino-acid sequence: MMGFGFSIWGLLLLNLACCSRGFTPVDQFYVNCGSSSDAVVGNVTFIADKSAAKYLLTPQEILADSNLNSITRAEDSPLFRTARIFNGPSKYTFPIRQSGRHWIRLHFYPFIYQNYDMKTASFSVFSQTTTLLSNFTPKAAIVREYSVNVERGDLVIAFSPSDNSIAYVNAIEVASVPDNLIADAAQLYSSSGQFTGLSAQSLQTLARLNMGGPFVSLVNDTLGRNWEPDGSYLKQPNLATSKSNIPAVQYPSGGATADTAPPTVYGTCTKMNSDGDPNSNFNVTWDIPVDPGFQYLIRLHFCDIVSASPTDSVFNVYIDTYAVYRDLELSTKLYGKLATAFYGDFVTPVLDRPNVSVSIGPSPRGSYPDAFLNGLEVMKIRNSKDSLAGASVMPSFPKSKKNLGIIVGVSVGVPVALILVGILFFMHKRRKRQQLKFSKTWVPISVNGGASHTMGSKYSTGTTVSVGSNMSYRIPFVAVQDATNNFDESWVIGVGGFGKVYKGELHDGTKVAVKRGNPRSQQGLAEFRTEIEMLSQFRHRHLVSLIGYCDEKNEMILVYEYMENGTLKGHLYGSDLPSLGWKERLEICIGAARGLHYLHTGDAKAVIHRDVKSANILVDGDMMAKVADFGLSKTGPELDQTHVSTAVKGSFGYLDPEYFRRQQLTEKSDVYSFGVVLFEVLCARPVIDPSLPREKVNLAEWAMKCQKKGQLDQIIDVNLVGKIKPDSLRKFGETAEKCLADYGVDRPSMGDVLWNLEYALQLQQAVIQNDPDENSTNAIGQLSPQVGEFIHVETTTTSVAQFETSSVDDLSGVSMSKVFSQLVNSEGR